In one Nocardia tengchongensis genomic region, the following are encoded:
- a CDS encoding metalloregulator ArsR/SmtB family transcription factor, translated as MTTDSGAPLRRSHVATEAPAAIPHDEYPYRSPQPPVVPSRTILDSAGELLRALAAPVRIAIVLQLRESPRCVHELVDTLGVTQPLISQHLRILKSAGVVRGERTGREVIYELVDEHLAHIVIDAVAHAEEG; from the coding sequence ATGACCACGGACAGCGGCGCGCCCCTGCGGCGCTCGCACGTCGCGACCGAGGCTCCGGCCGCGATTCCCCACGACGAGTATCCGTACCGGTCGCCACAGCCGCCTGTGGTGCCGTCACGCACCATTCTGGACTCCGCCGGGGAACTGCTGCGCGCCCTCGCGGCGCCCGTGCGCATCGCCATCGTGCTGCAACTACGGGAGTCGCCGCGCTGCGTACACGAGCTCGTCGATACGCTCGGGGTGACCCAGCCGCTGATCAGCCAGCACCTGCGGATCCTCAAATCCGCCGGAGTGGTGCGCGGAGAGCGCACCGGCCGCGAGGTCATCTACGAACTGGTCGACGAGCATCTCGCGCACATCGTCATCGACGCGGTCGCGCACGCCGAGGAAGGGTGA
- a CDS encoding Fur family transcriptional regulator translates to MGTTEKTVGVRSTRQRSAIAALLADIDEFRSAQELHDELRKRGEGIGLTTVYRTLQSLADAGMVDVLRTDTGESVYRQCSSGHHHHLVCRRCGRTVEVEGPTVEAWADTIATEHGFTDISHTMEIFGTCRECSAAAG, encoded by the coding sequence GTGGGAACAACCGAGAAGACGGTCGGGGTCCGCAGCACCCGCCAGCGCAGCGCCATCGCCGCGCTGCTGGCCGACATCGACGAATTCCGTTCCGCGCAGGAACTACACGACGAACTTCGCAAACGCGGTGAGGGCATCGGACTGACCACCGTGTACCGCACCCTGCAGTCCCTCGCCGACGCCGGCATGGTCGACGTACTGCGTACCGACACCGGCGAATCGGTGTACCGGCAGTGCTCGAGCGGACACCACCATCACCTGGTCTGCCGCCGCTGCGGACGGACCGTCGAAGTGGAGGGACCGACCGTGGAGGCCTGGGCCGACACGATCGCCACCGAGCACGGATTCACCGATATCAGCCACACCATGGAAATTTTCGGCACCTGTCGCGAATGCAGCGCCGCCGCGGGCTGA
- a CDS encoding TetR/AcrR family transcriptional regulator encodes MPRVSADHLERRRQQILDAAQTCFARKGLHATTMQDVFAESGLSAGAVYRYFKSKNDIIEALATEATVDLRATLTEAVYSDPLLTPPELVRLISADVIKLSAPGGPVRVIPQAWALALTDAKIADYVRTNILGFRRLWFDYANRMRDAGWLSPDADTDAVAKILLGLLPGFILQHLILGDADPDTFARGITDILPGYRSAAGEPETARA; translated from the coding sequence ATGCCCAGAGTCAGCGCGGATCACCTGGAACGCCGTAGACAGCAGATTCTCGACGCCGCTCAGACCTGTTTCGCCCGCAAAGGCCTGCACGCCACCACCATGCAGGACGTCTTCGCCGAATCCGGGCTCTCCGCCGGAGCGGTCTACCGCTACTTCAAATCCAAGAACGACATCATCGAGGCGCTGGCCACCGAGGCCACCGTCGACCTGCGCGCCACCCTCACCGAGGCCGTCTACAGCGACCCCCTGCTCACCCCGCCCGAACTGGTCCGCCTGATCAGCGCGGACGTCATCAAGCTCAGCGCGCCCGGCGGGCCGGTCCGGGTCATCCCCCAGGCCTGGGCGCTGGCCCTCACCGACGCCAAAATCGCCGACTACGTCCGCACCAACATCCTCGGCTTCCGCCGCCTCTGGTTCGACTACGCCAACCGCATGCGTGACGCGGGCTGGCTGTCCCCCGACGCCGACACCGACGCCGTGGCCAAGATCCTCCTCGGGCTCCTACCCGGGTTCATCCTGCAGCATCTGATCCTCGGCGACGCCGACCCGGACACCTTCGCGCGCGGCATCACCGACATCCTCCCCGGCTACCGCAGCGCCGCCGGGGAACCCGAAACCGCCCGAGCCTGA